The Nodularia sp. LEGE 06071 genome includes a region encoding these proteins:
- a CDS encoding DUF427 domain-containing protein — translation MVSPQPINPAPGQESVWDYPRPPRLEDTSKHIQILFNGVTIADTHNAKRVLETSHPPGYYIPPADIKMEHLVRMPKSSFCEWKGSAGYYTIRVGDKEAQNAAWFYPDPTPAFATIKDYVAFYAHLMDGCYVDGEKVQPQPGNFYGGWVTNDIVGPFKGSPGTWGW, via the coding sequence ATGGTGTCTCCCCAACCCATTAACCCTGCTCCCGGACAAGAATCAGTTTGGGATTACCCTCGTCCCCCTCGCCTAGAAGACACAAGCAAACATATTCAAATCCTCTTTAATGGAGTAACAATTGCAGACACTCACAACGCCAAACGGGTTTTAGAAACCAGCCATCCACCGGGTTACTACATTCCCCCTGCTGACATCAAAATGGAACACCTAGTACGGATGCCAAAATCCAGCTTTTGTGAATGGAAAGGCTCTGCTGGTTACTACACCATCCGCGTTGGTGATAAAGAAGCACAGAATGCGGCTTGGTTCTATCCCGACCCTACACCAGCTTTTGCAACTATTAAAGATTATGTAGCATTTTATGCCCATCTTATGGATGGTTGCTACGTCGATGGCGAAAAAGTACAACCGCAACCAGGTAACTTTTACGGTGGTTGGGTTACCAATGATATTGTTGGGCCGTTTAAGGGTAGTCCTGGCACTTGGGGATGGTAA
- a CDS encoding tetratricopeptide repeat protein, with translation MKLRFFEQKQEKVKRILTIAVVTALSAITSISCSQNKDVLVTEIGVSPPNSRIAQSSQAGNLYVQGKNQHVKGDLQGAIATYTKVIDVDPDYAEAYNSRGLAYFDAGDKQRAIADYNQALNLSPNDAEAYNNRGNALAALGDHQRAIADYNEAIRLSPRYAEAYNNRGNARASQGDNNGALDDFNQAINLNSRSAIAYNNRGNARAAQGDRQGAIADYNQAIRLNSKFGPAYNNRGNARAAQGDREGALKDLQQAAGIFQAQNNNDLYKQVMNNIRELGQ, from the coding sequence ATGAAACTGCGGTTTTTTGAGCAAAAGCAGGAGAAGGTTAAAAGAATATTGACCATAGCTGTGGTTACCGCATTGAGTGCAATTACCAGCATTTCTTGTAGTCAGAACAAAGATGTATTGGTGACAGAAATAGGCGTTAGTCCTCCTAACAGTCGGATAGCGCAAAGTTCCCAAGCAGGTAATCTCTATGTTCAGGGAAAGAATCAGCACGTCAAAGGTGACTTGCAAGGGGCGATCGCTACCTATACTAAAGTGATTGATGTCGATCCGGACTATGCGGAGGCTTATAATAGCCGGGGACTGGCTTATTTTGATGCGGGGGACAAGCAAAGGGCGATCGCTGATTACAACCAAGCTCTTAATCTTTCTCCTAATGATGCCGAAGCCTACAATAATCGCGGAAATGCCCTCGCTGCTCTAGGAGATCACCAACGCGCGATCGCTGACTATAACGAAGCTATTCGTCTCTCGCCCCGCTATGCGGAGGCTTATAATAATCGGGGAAATGCTCGCGCTTCCCAAGGAGACAATAACGGGGCGCTAGATGACTTCAACCAAGCCATTAATCTCAATTCTCGATCTGCCATTGCTTACAATAATCGCGGAAATGCCCGCGCGGCTCAAGGAGACAGACAGGGTGCGATCGCCGATTACAATCAAGCCATTCGCCTCAATTCCAAGTTTGGCCCCGCCTACAATAACCGGGGAAATGCCCGTGCTGCTCAGGGAGACAGAGAGGGTGCGCTCAAGGACTTGCAACAAGCCGCAGGCATTTTTCAAGCACAAAATAACAATGACTTATATAAACAAGTGATGAACAATATTAGAGAACTGGGGCAATAG
- a CDS encoding acyl-CoA desaturase: MTAKFLAFTPDVGNSPRLRWVNVVFFAAFHALALLAPWFFSWPALGLLVFLHWLFGSIGICLGYHRLLSHKSFQVPKWLEYAIATIGALALQGGPIFWVGGHRQHHAHTEDINLDPYSAQRGFWWSHMLWIFYPRSEFFDYDVYQKYAPDLARQPFYRWLDRYFLLLQIPLGLLLYVLGGWSFVIYGTFLRSVLLWHSTWFVNSASHLWGYRTFDADDGARNLWWVSLVTYGEGWHNNHHTYPHMAKSGLSWWEIDMTWWSIKLLQTLGLAKKVVSVPPHSATLK; encoded by the coding sequence ATGACTGCGAAGTTTCTGGCGTTCACTCCTGATGTAGGAAATTCACCTCGTCTTCGGTGGGTGAACGTGGTATTTTTTGCTGCATTTCATGCCTTAGCTCTCCTAGCTCCTTGGTTCTTCTCTTGGCCAGCATTAGGTTTGCTGGTGTTTCTCCACTGGTTATTCGGGAGTATCGGCATTTGTCTAGGATATCATCGACTGTTGAGCCATAAAAGTTTTCAAGTCCCTAAGTGGTTAGAATATGCGATCGCCACTATCGGAGCGCTGGCTCTACAAGGAGGTCCGATTTTCTGGGTTGGTGGACACCGCCAGCATCACGCCCACACAGAAGATATCAACCTAGACCCATATTCTGCCCAGCGAGGATTTTGGTGGAGCCATATGCTGTGGATTTTTTACCCACGGTCTGAATTTTTTGATTATGACGTTTATCAAAAATATGCGCCTGATTTAGCAAGACAACCTTTCTATCGCTGGCTGGATCGCTACTTCCTCCTCTTGCAAATTCCCTTGGGGTTGCTGCTGTATGTCTTAGGTGGTTGGTCTTTTGTTATTTACGGCACATTTTTGCGGTCAGTCTTACTATGGCATTCCACCTGGTTTGTCAACTCAGCCTCACACCTTTGGGGTTATCGTACCTTTGATGCCGATGATGGCGCACGTAACCTTTGGTGGGTATCGCTGGTAACTTATGGAGAAGGATGGCACAATAACCATCACACTTATCCTCATATGGCCAAATCTGGATTGTCTTGGTGGGAGATTGATATGACTTGGTGGAGTATTAAACTCTTGCAGACTCTGGGTTTAGCCAAAAAAGTAGTTTCTGTTCCCCCTCATAGCGCCACGCTAAAATAG
- a CDS encoding ribonuclease D, which translates to MPYLNSASNIRAKVAEYTNAKTLWIDTEVADYKSRNPRLSLIQVLDDPTDMSGDRVFLLDVLDQPDLVADFIEQIMINPDIEKVFHNANYDLKFLSNKKAKNITCTLEIAQKIPYYILPLPNYQLKTLATALCKFNYIDKQEQSSDWGRRPLSEGQIEYAYLDCIYLAQVHLQLLELQLVSNPDPQREDLTALDARYTELSESWQLLKSEFEHLQERFKKAMQAQDVMETSVCKLTSYQRKSVKVPFTELVRLVQSQDVSLDFPITLTQKMQKDLGQNLEQLSVDIDVSTSWRLSSKNQEDDDTQE; encoded by the coding sequence ATGCCATACTTAAATTCTGCTAGTAATATTCGTGCCAAAGTCGCTGAATATACCAATGCCAAAACTTTGTGGATCGATACAGAAGTGGCTGATTATAAATCTCGTAATCCTAGACTGTCACTGATTCAGGTATTGGATGATCCTACAGATATGAGTGGCGATCGCGTTTTTCTTTTAGATGTGCTGGATCAGCCGGATCTGGTTGCTGACTTTATTGAGCAAATCATGATCAATCCTGATATTGAGAAAGTATTTCACAATGCCAATTATGATTTAAAGTTTCTGAGTAATAAGAAAGCGAAAAATATCACTTGCACTTTAGAAATAGCTCAGAAAATACCTTACTATATTTTGCCATTACCTAACTACCAACTGAAAACTTTAGCTACAGCACTGTGCAAATTTAATTATATTGACAAACAGGAACAAAGCAGTGATTGGGGCAGGCGACCTTTAAGTGAAGGTCAGATTGAATATGCTTACTTGGATTGTATTTATCTGGCGCAAGTACATTTACAGTTATTAGAGTTACAACTAGTAAGTAACCCAGATCCCCAAAGAGAAGATTTAACGGCACTCGATGCCAGATACACAGAATTATCAGAAAGTTGGCAGTTGTTAAAGTCGGAATTTGAGCATCTGCAAGAACGTTTCAAAAAAGCTATGCAAGCTCAAGATGTGATGGAAACCTCTGTCTGTAAGTTAACTAGTTATCAGCGGAAATCTGTAAAAGTGCCATTTACGGAATTAGTCAGACTGGTACAAAGCCAAGACGTGAGTTTAGATTTTCCCATCACACTGACACAGAAAATGCAAAAAGATTTAGGTCAAAATTTGGAGCAATTGTCTGTAGATATTGATGTAAGTACATCTTGGCGACTGTCTAGCAAAAATCAAGAAGATGATGATACGCAGGAGTAA
- a CDS encoding TetR/AcrR family transcriptional regulator — translation MTYQPISARQRLIQSALELFTAQGVSATTTRQIAEKAEVNEVTLFRNFGNKHGLLLSVLEESAAFKNLGESLVQRATPPGDIYQALKDYASDSLYALERIPELVRSVVGEANQYPTENRRALGRGLTEANRYVAEYLATVIQQGDLNTYLPAEKLASLLNVMILGYAVIEFTSEFNELWVDRDDFLENLVELFLHGAMSSSGTAVTVRENVQEVADLPVGLVHQILQQARKLGTQDYALAYVLFGAGLSGREIVSLQQNHQICDNSGHFLQITTPELRRQVPVNQWILGKRYGSYSNNPLIKWLKSRKDHQPAMFVNETGQAMTESDLCQHWQVWTEGLLTPQGQPPAIAQTQHTWCVEMLMRGMSWENLTILTGCDRTQLQSYAKRAKEKAALEQATRLDHKPI, via the coding sequence ATGACATACCAACCAATTTCAGCACGTCAACGTCTGATTCAATCAGCACTGGAATTATTTACAGCTCAGGGAGTCAGCGCCACCACAACCCGCCAAATCGCTGAAAAAGCTGAAGTCAACGAAGTCACGTTATTCCGAAATTTTGGGAACAAGCATGGGCTGTTATTGTCTGTGCTGGAAGAATCCGCAGCTTTCAAGAATTTAGGCGAGTCGCTGGTGCAAAGGGCTACTCCTCCTGGTGACATCTACCAAGCCCTCAAAGATTATGCAAGTGACAGCTTATATGCTTTAGAAAGAATACCGGAGTTAGTTCGGTCTGTGGTGGGTGAAGCTAACCAGTACCCCACGGAAAATCGCCGTGCTTTAGGACGTGGTTTAACTGAAGCCAACCGCTATGTAGCCGAGTATTTAGCGACTGTTATTCAGCAAGGAGATTTAAATACCTATCTCCCCGCAGAAAAATTAGCTAGTTTGCTGAATGTGATGATCCTGGGGTATGCGGTAATTGAATTTACCAGTGAATTTAATGAGCTTTGGGTGGATCGGGATGATTTTCTGGAGAATTTAGTCGAGTTATTTTTACACGGTGCGATGTCATCTTCGGGAACAGCAGTCACAGTTCGGGAAAATGTGCAGGAAGTAGCTGATTTACCAGTGGGTTTAGTTCACCAAATTTTGCAACAAGCTCGAAAGTTGGGAACACAAGATTATGCTTTGGCTTATGTGTTATTTGGTGCGGGCTTATCTGGGAGAGAAATTGTCAGTTTGCAGCAAAATCACCAAATCTGTGATAATTCTGGACATTTCCTCCAAATTACTACCCCAGAATTGCGCCGCCAAGTCCCTGTTAATCAGTGGATTCTCGGTAAACGCTATGGTTCTTACAGCAATAACCCTTTAATCAAATGGCTGAAAAGTCGTAAAGATCATCAACCTGCGATGTTTGTCAATGAAACGGGTCAAGCTATGACAGAATCAGATTTATGTCAACATTGGCAAGTATGGACCGAGGGATTGTTAACGCCTCAAGGACAACCACCTGCGATCGCACAAACCCAACATACCTGGTGTGTCGAAATGTTAATGCGGGGAATGAGCTGGGAAAACCTGACTATTCTCACAGGTTGCGATCGCACCCAATTACAATCCTATGCCAAAAGAGCCAAAGAAAAAGCCGCCCTAGAGCAAGCAACTCGTTTAGATCATAAGCCTATATAG
- a CDS encoding phytoene desaturase family protein, producing the protein MKKDYLILGSGLSALVFGSLMAKSGQKVQILEAHEHPGGFGHTFTMAKKYKFNAQLHYVWDCGEGHTVNRVLKKLNLDQDVTFTRYDPEGFDHMRMPGYSLDIPSEPAELIRRLSDLFPQDAEQIGKFVWEVQKTSQGVKKLSPPMIPAEIFAHLGEVSTAVMYLNSTLQDVFDKFKLPQAAQTLLALQWPDFLLPPNQVSFYAWVILFTGYQQGAFYPVQHFDHVINSLVKVIEDNGGEILLNQEVTDFEVINKTVTKVQAIDRITHQSREFTGENIICNIDPQKAAQMIGVENFAKKVRQKLNYEYSPSNFMAYCVVKDIDLRDYGFGKWNVFHTSHQNLNEAFAQMYEKHDFSHPSFAITTPSLMTEQPDSPEGCQIIEFLTVANYDYFKKLKDTDAKAYRQKKAEILDAILDVVEKNYIPNIRNHLVFKITGSPTTNERYCWCPKGNSYGSNLTPRNMGIGRLNYQTSFKNFYFCNASSGYPGFAPTFWTGASLYQKLSGDVILPKG; encoded by the coding sequence ATGAAAAAAGATTATCTCATCTTAGGTAGTGGCTTATCGGCATTGGTATTTGGCTCACTGATGGCGAAATCTGGTCAAAAAGTGCAAATCTTGGAAGCTCATGAACATCCGGGGGGATTTGGCCACACCTTTACGATGGCAAAAAAATATAAATTCAATGCCCAATTACATTATGTTTGGGATTGTGGCGAAGGACATACAGTGAATCGTGTCCTGAAAAAACTCAACTTGGATCAAGATGTCACCTTTACTCGATATGATCCTGAAGGTTTTGATCATATGAGAATGCCTGGTTACTCATTAGATATTCCCTCTGAACCCGCAGAGTTAATCCGGCGACTATCTGATCTTTTTCCCCAAGATGCCGAACAGATAGGTAAATTTGTCTGGGAAGTACAAAAAACCAGTCAGGGAGTCAAGAAGTTATCACCCCCAATGATTCCGGCGGAGATATTCGCACATTTGGGTGAAGTATCCACTGCTGTCATGTATCTCAACAGTACGCTGCAAGATGTGTTCGACAAATTCAAGTTACCGCAAGCAGCGCAAACCCTCTTAGCACTACAATGGCCTGATTTTTTATTACCTCCAAATCAAGTTTCTTTTTACGCTTGGGTTATTTTATTTACTGGATATCAACAAGGTGCTTTCTACCCAGTACAGCATTTTGATCATGTAATCAATTCATTAGTCAAGGTAATTGAGGATAATGGCGGCGAAATTCTGCTGAATCAGGAAGTCACTGATTTTGAAGTCATTAACAAAACTGTAACTAAAGTTCAAGCAATTGATAGAATCACCCATCAAAGCCGTGAATTCACTGGTGAAAATATTATCTGCAATATAGATCCGCAAAAAGCTGCTCAGATGATTGGAGTGGAAAACTTCGCGAAAAAAGTCCGCCAAAAGCTTAATTATGAATATTCTCCTTCAAATTTTATGGCTTACTGCGTTGTCAAAGATATTGACTTGCGCGACTACGGATTTGGGAAATGGAATGTCTTTCATACTAGTCATCAGAACTTGAATGAAGCATTTGCTCAAATGTATGAAAAGCATGATTTTTCTCATCCTAGTTTTGCTATAACAACACCATCTTTAATGACAGAGCAGCCAGACAGTCCAGAAGGATGTCAAATCATCGAGTTTTTGACTGTTGCTAATTATGATTACTTTAAAAAACTTAAAGATACTGATGCCAAGGCTTATAGACAAAAAAAAGCCGAAATTTTAGATGCCATTTTAGATGTCGTTGAAAAGAACTATATTCCGAATATTAGAAACCATCTTGTCTTTAAAATTACTGGAAGTCCTACAACCAATGAAAGATATTGTTGGTGTCCCAAAGGAAACTCTTATGGTTCTAATCTCACACCGCGCAATATGGGCATTGGTAGGCTGAATTACCAGACATCTTTCAAAAACTTCTACTTTTGTAATGCTTCATCTGGCTATCCAGGATTTGCGCCAACATTTTGGACTGGAGCCAGCTTATATCAAAAATTATCAGGTGATGTGATTTTACCAAAAGGTTAA
- a CDS encoding FAD-dependent oxidoreductase: protein MKIAIIGGGASGMVTAYLLNKHGHEVTVLEKEPILGGHIRTLNKNVKPNKSDCNQILECGVLEFPCVFHNFLKLMQELEVELEAVNIGSALFLQDGRHLLSALMIHQNFTGIQRLIEYFKLNTLYAGAGKLWMKTHFVPKQNLINQPISQYLPHQCIRNYWLKLLVMYSYSMPFELIDNCPVELVIPTLRDYIFVNWVRIKGGVYSYIEKILERFQGRIWLNVKIAGIIRQNDTVQIRLADGVTHIFDKVVLAAPPDQVMKLLSDPTNEEIKRFSAWQKNPATTVIHTDTSIYSRHGIKQAGEFDFFQTAQGWGYNAYLNHLCGISSPPEYSLAFHLDNLIAEDKILHIQSHHTPLYTVDSFKYRNEIITTNGENNTYHAGAYLGDGLHEGAITSAMRVAELIHH from the coding sequence ATGAAAATAGCAATTATTGGAGGCGGAGCTAGCGGGATGGTGACAGCATACCTGCTAAATAAACATGGTCATGAAGTCACAGTTTTGGAAAAAGAACCTATTTTAGGTGGACATATTCGGACATTAAATAAAAATGTTAAACCGAATAAATCAGACTGTAATCAGATTTTAGAATGTGGTGTGCTGGAATTTCCCTGTGTATTTCACAACTTTCTCAAATTAATGCAAGAGCTAGAAGTAGAGTTAGAAGCAGTTAATATTGGTTCAGCATTGTTTTTGCAAGATGGTCGTCATTTGCTGTCAGCGTTGATGATCCACCAAAATTTTACAGGAATCCAGCGTTTAATTGAATATTTTAAACTGAATACTCTCTATGCTGGTGCTGGTAAATTATGGATGAAAACGCATTTTGTCCCCAAACAGAATTTGATAAATCAGCCAATTTCCCAATATTTGCCACACCAGTGCATCCGGAATTATTGGCTAAAACTCTTGGTGATGTATAGCTATTCTATGCCATTTGAATTAATTGATAATTGCCCAGTAGAACTGGTAATTCCTACACTACGAGACTATATATTTGTCAACTGGGTGAGGATAAAAGGCGGAGTGTATTCCTATATTGAAAAAATCTTAGAACGCTTTCAGGGGAGAATTTGGCTCAATGTCAAAATTGCCGGAATTATTAGACAAAATGACACAGTTCAAATCAGATTAGCGGATGGTGTGACGCATATTTTCGACAAAGTGGTTTTAGCAGCACCACCTGATCAGGTAATGAAATTATTATCTGATCCGACAAACGAAGAAATTAAACGGTTTTCCGCATGGCAAAAAAACCCAGCCACAACAGTTATACATACAGATACTTCAATATATAGCAGACACGGCATCAAACAAGCTGGGGAATTTGATTTTTTCCAAACAGCACAAGGATGGGGATATAATGCTTACCTCAACCATCTCTGCGGAATATCATCACCTCCTGAATACAGCTTGGCCTTTCACCTGGATAATCTCATCGCTGAGGATAAAATTCTGCACATACAATCACACCACACACCCTTGTACACAGTGGATTCCTTCAAATACAGAAACGAAATTATCACTACCAACGGTGAAAACAATACTTACCATGCGGGAGCCTACCTGGGAGACGGATTGCATGAAGGAGCTATCACATCTGCAATGCGAGTTGCGGAATTAATTCATCATTAA
- a CDS encoding DMT family transporter — MVYGIVGQHIPPLRLNLIKGIVAIAFLILTIFVTGESWPISAPMPILLLCLSGVIGISWGDTAFLGAINYLGARRVLLLSTLAPPLTAIASMIWLQETLNISAWCGILITILGVAWVVTERVPDSSDDSPAHLWRGIGLGLLAAIANAIGTVISRVAFTTGSITSVWAALLRLGAAELILFGWMCLPHHQAQAISFPYKQSGKIIFATCFAAFCGTYLGIWLQQTAIKFTAAGIASTLLQTSPIFVIPIAICIGEKVSWRAIAGVIIAIIGIGLLFFS, encoded by the coding sequence GTGGTATATGGCATTGTGGGACAGCATATTCCGCCGCTACGCCTAAATTTGATCAAGGGGATAGTGGCGATCGCCTTCTTAATTTTGACCATCTTCGTCACTGGGGAATCCTGGCCTATTTCTGCCCCCATGCCAATTTTGCTGCTGTGCTTAAGTGGAGTGATCGGTATTAGCTGGGGTGATACTGCTTTTTTGGGGGCGATTAATTACTTGGGCGCACGCCGGGTTTTACTTCTCAGCACCCTTGCGCCTCCCCTGACTGCGATCGCCTCGATGATTTGGCTTCAGGAAACTTTAAATATCAGTGCTTGGTGTGGAATTTTGATCACGATTTTGGGAGTTGCTTGGGTAGTTACAGAACGAGTTCCCGATAGCAGCGATGATTCCCCCGCGCACCTATGGCGAGGTATCGGCTTGGGCTTATTAGCAGCGATCGCCAATGCCATTGGCACAGTTATCTCTCGCGTAGCATTTACTACTGGCAGCATTACATCTGTGTGGGCTGCATTATTGCGCTTAGGTGCAGCCGAATTGATTCTCTTCGGGTGGATGTGCTTACCCCACCATCAGGCGCAAGCAATATCATTTCCCTACAAACAATCAGGTAAAATCATTTTTGCTACTTGCTTTGCAGCTTTTTGTGGGACTTATTTGGGCATTTGGCTACAACAAACAGCAATTAAATTCACGGCTGCGGGAATTGCTTCCACCTTGTTACAGACTAGCCCCATATTTGTCATTCCTATTGCTATCTGCATTGGTGAAAAAGTTAGTTGGCGAGCGATCGCAGGTGTAATTATTGCCATCATCGGCATTGGATTATTATTTTTTTCGTAA
- a CDS encoding zinc-dependent metalloprotease, whose protein sequence is MKNWITKLVICIILVYNLLHNFNYAAASQLDSPDMQQLTLLPEVENFGNNRKEDWPRFREVIKATDKLAGLFTLYSSQESGQIYWEITPEQLNKNYLATVTLESGIGESGLYSGLPLSDFLFYLRRVNNNLHFVVRNVKFRAEPNEPEKRSLTRSFSDSVLYALPIESIDSYSKNILINLDHLLMQDFPGLTPLLKYSLQADYRLEQSKSYFGAINSFPENLEIDAFYGFSSPDGANLITLPDSRGLTLQVHYSFSQLSENNGYIPRLADDRVGYFITAFQNFADHHDYKPFVRYINRWHLEPSAPDAPISPPKKPIVFWIENAVPVSYREAIREGILMWNKAFAKAGFQNAIEVRQMPDDADWQPADIRYNTIRWFNSLDAGFARGPVRVNPFTGEILDADIIVDANMVRSIQHEYRALMAANTSLGKNQCSGNIPAMGLDRTGLSDDVCYGMESSEQAAMGALVLSILQKTTPSSEAMQDYVHQYLRSLIAHEVGHTLGLRHNFQGSTMLAPEDLNNPEITHSKGLVGSVMDYLPVNIAPPGIVQGDYFPGIVGPYDEWAIVYGYKTNVHPEAETSFLEEIALASPQAELSYATDEDIWDINPLANLWDMSSDVLLYSQGQMDNARVMWQRLDKGYLSLGESYSNLRFLFNQILKYYFRNATLLPRYIGGQSFQRLHVSDDPDWAFVPVSLLKQRQVLAKLQEYVFAEDVFNFSPPLLNQLAPSRWQHWGNSVPYNRLDYPIHETILRFQSEILRSLLDGDRLNRLRDIELKSPHGEALSIPELFDTLQQGIWTEVLAPEEPQTISSIRRSLQQEHLNILLEIILHPTDTPEDGRTIAWYKLCELQKAIDISLKEFGEKLDIYTIAHLQFASDRVSAAAKQIALRK, encoded by the coding sequence GTAATTAAAGCCACTGATAAATTAGCAGGACTGTTTACACTATATTCCAGTCAGGAATCAGGACAAATTTACTGGGAAATTACACCAGAGCAACTGAATAAAAATTACCTGGCGACAGTGACATTAGAATCGGGTATTGGGGAAAGTGGGCTTTATAGTGGCTTACCACTTTCTGACTTCCTCTTCTACTTGCGGCGAGTTAATAATAATTTACACTTTGTGGTGCGGAATGTGAAATTTCGTGCAGAACCAAATGAACCAGAAAAGCGATCGCTAACTCGTTCATTTAGCGACTCGGTTCTGTATGCACTGCCAATAGAAAGTATTGATTCATACAGTAAAAATATTTTAATTAATCTAGATCATCTGTTAATGCAGGATTTTCCCGGATTAACCCCCTTATTAAAATACTCCTTACAGGCTGATTATCGCCTAGAACAAAGCAAGTCATATTTTGGTGCTATCAATAGTTTTCCAGAGAATCTAGAAATTGATGCATTTTACGGGTTTTCCTCACCAGATGGAGCCAATTTAATTACCTTACCTGATAGCAGAGGGTTGACTCTGCAAGTACACTACAGCTTTTCCCAACTCAGCGAAAATAACGGTTATATTCCTAGACTTGCCGACGACAGAGTAGGATATTTTATTACGGCTTTCCAAAATTTTGCTGATCATCACGACTACAAACCATTTGTACGTTACATCAATCGTTGGCATCTAGAACCATCCGCTCCTGATGCACCCATATCTCCACCGAAAAAGCCGATTGTGTTTTGGATTGAAAATGCTGTCCCTGTATCATACCGTGAGGCAATTCGTGAAGGCATTTTAATGTGGAACAAAGCATTTGCTAAAGCTGGATTCCAAAATGCCATTGAAGTCCGGCAAATGCCAGATGATGCTGATTGGCAACCCGCAGATATCCGTTACAATACTATTCGCTGGTTCAATTCTCTGGATGCAGGTTTTGCTAGAGGGCCTGTGCGCGTCAACCCATTTACTGGGGAAATATTGGACGCAGATATTATCGTAGATGCCAATATGGTGCGCTCAATTCAGCACGAATATCGCGCATTGATGGCAGCAAATACATCCCTGGGTAAAAACCAATGTTCAGGTAATATACCTGCAATGGGGTTAGACAGAACAGGATTATCGGATGATGTCTGCTATGGGATGGAGTCTTCAGAGCAAGCAGCGATGGGGGCGCTAGTGTTATCAATTTTGCAAAAAACTACACCGAGTAGTGAAGCCATGCAGGATTATGTGCATCAATATTTACGTTCTTTAATCGCTCACGAAGTCGGGCATACTCTCGGTTTACGCCATAACTTTCAGGGTAGCACCATGTTAGCTCCTGAAGATTTAAATAATCCCGAAATCACTCATAGCAAAGGTTTAGTCGGTTCGGTGATGGATTATCTCCCTGTGAATATAGCGCCACCAGGAATTGTGCAAGGTGACTATTTTCCAGGGATTGTTGGCCCTTACGATGAATGGGCGATTGTTTATGGTTATAAAACTAATGTTCACCCAGAAGCCGAAACAAGTTTTTTAGAAGAGATTGCTTTAGCATCGCCTCAAGCTGAATTATCTTACGCCACTGATGAAGATATTTGGGATATTAATCCTTTGGCAAATCTGTGGGATATGAGTAGCGATGTCCTATTGTATTCTCAGGGGCAAATGGATAATGCTCGTGTAATGTGGCAGCGTCTTGATAAGGGTTATTTATCTCTAGGAGAAAGCTATAGTAACCTACGGTTTTTATTTAACCAAATCCTGAAATATTATTTTCGGAACGCGACCTTATTGCCTCGATATATTGGTGGACAATCATTTCAGCGTCTCCATGTGAGTGATGATCCTGACTGGGCATTTGTACCAGTTTCGCTGCTCAAACAACGTCAAGTATTGGCAAAATTACAAGAGTATGTTTTTGCTGAGGATGTTTTCAATTTTTCACCACCATTACTGAATCAGTTAGCACCGTCGCGTTGGCAACACTGGGGTAATTCTGTACCCTATAACCGCCTTGATTATCCGATTCACGAAACAATTCTCAGGTTCCAAAGTGAAATATTGCGATCGCTGTTGGATGGCGATCGCTTAAATCGGTTACGAGATATAGAATTAAAATCTCCGCATGGAGAAGCGCTTTCTATCCCCGAATTGTTTGACACTCTGCAACAAGGTATCTGGACAGAAGTGTTAGCCCCAGAGGAACCACAGACAATTTCCAGTATCCGCCGTTCTTTGCAACAAGAACACTTAAATATTTTGCTAGAAATCATATTGCATCCTACAGACACACCCGAAGATGGTCGGACAATAGCTTGGTATAAATTGTGCGAACTGCAAAAAGCTATTGATATCAGCCTGAAAGAATTTGGTGAAAAACTGGATATCTATACCATAGCTCACTTGCAATTTGCGAGCGATCGCGTCAGCGCTGCTGCAAAGCAGATCGCACTGAGAAAATAG